A region from the Flavobacteriales bacterium genome encodes:
- a CDS encoding right-handed parallel beta-helix repeat-containing protein, translating to MSPLARLLLFPLLLLTSSLSAQLNGTYSIDAGGGGDYLSFSAAVTALNTSGVSGPVVFEVADGFYTERITLVNITGSSATNTITFRGQSLDSSLVVLRSNSTTTVGGFSGPNHVVHFAGARHISFEHLTVQRTGSSLYGHVLVYASTATDINFRHCRLIGVTAPTFVNNVRNVVYCFDTFNQTGIRFIATSFSGGNYGVYWYGGATQMDELQFHDCVITSPQIHLVSINGGLSLLRNRVSTTTTGIHIFINGQGAIVIQHNLFINTTAGTAGVLLNLQGIAGTPVLVAGNMFVFPNRSEGVTLSSSQYVDLLHNSVSGMLHVSATSSNITLRNNILRGNANSGLSVQDATSITASDHNFYWSASGPTAVSWSGSHNDRNSLNAATGFDANSHFMDPLFVNNISDLHLQTASLCAGAGMAVAGQVLDFDQQARPQPALTAPDVGADETAEYCSSLSGTYVIGPSVGADFSAFASAVGKMQICGITGPVTFLVEDGTYTEQIVLPNIPGNSNVNTITFRGQSLDSSLVTLTWPTGSALPTVRMSGADRVTFEHMTIQRNGISTLQGAVVDWESTIANATTRSQYTTIRNCRLISNATTNNLSALVLGIAQNDESSVSVLYCRMQGGHTGVRWYMDTDASITIQGCVFTGQYDRSIACINPGTGDPELVIDGNVIQGPNNSSRTAVEVRHNSNWLRITGNRITANSSNGIGIDMTCTGGAPSWTQVANNMVQCTSNTRGILLSGDNNGLGVYHNSVSTSTGNALELSGTGSNSHMVGNAFRSATAYAIYRTGTIAFAAADHNVLYGGNTPFVFWGADVVDLSALRCLTGQQLNSIQADPLFVNNSNDLHLQSGSPCAGQSIFISGVDYDYDGELRALPLATLPDIGADEINEVCTPMIGTYVIGPSVGADFLNFTTAVRQLLGCGISGPVVFEVESGIYTEQVQLTAIKGSSSTNTVTFRGQALDSTTVILQYTSFAGAANNHVLANTGADHVRFEHMTLSRYGIQPNARVVHLNPACDAIVDMRLSHCVISSSGTTLLSADLVGSVLGAMPTSFVLENCALVGGGYAVYSQPLAPQDTITIVGCTRTGGTSGISLNQISGPITIRGNQLTATATDAVLVYQCTGAVDISRNRITGGTALTSSGVFVFGCQPVAPARIVVANNEIISTVGQGIRINGPSSRVDVVYNSVRTNAASGTAMLAITGGSSTDTHIRNNIFSSTSYSAATVSLTGIASDRNVFWRTGTVGNTVQWNGVPYTTVTALAAGTGTNANSKFRDPLFYSSTADLRSYSMEVDQAALPFAGITVDKNGVTRHVTTPDIGAFEFQPELWNEAFNTCGPADPIISSGTGQDQWIYKDRKVVARFNDNGQPLGLVSMNVYVHNGAVRQSVIGQRYMDRNWHLTTQNPITSGAIVRLFHSANEFAAYAAADPVVNVYADAGVAHYVGLMEDCNLPNNPAGNIWTPIFPASPALEPRIQGNGGTHGYTAVLANDGELYITTTGLPLPVELIAFTGERTSDREVMLHWTTATEHNNAGFEVWRLIEGEEEFSRVAWVEGAGESHAVINYALSDDNTTSRVSYYKLKQVDLDGHYSWSPVIAVKGAVNGNALVLFPNPASQAFDIRIGALDHSGVQLVNVSGQVVRAWGAVDHCDVQGIARGTYLVRILWPDGAERSSRLILE from the coding sequence ATGTCCCCGCTCGCCCGCCTGCTCCTCTTTCCGCTGCTCCTGCTCACCAGCAGCCTCAGCGCCCAGCTCAACGGCACCTACTCCATCGATGCAGGCGGTGGTGGGGATTACCTCAGCTTCAGTGCTGCGGTCACCGCGCTCAACACGTCGGGGGTCAGTGGCCCGGTGGTGTTCGAAGTGGCCGATGGCTTCTACACGGAGCGGATAACGCTAGTGAACATCACAGGGAGCAGTGCCACCAACACCATCACCTTCCGTGGTCAAAGCCTCGATAGCTCCTTGGTCGTGCTCAGGTCTAACAGCACCACTACGGTAGGTGGTTTCAGCGGTCCGAACCACGTGGTACACTTCGCTGGTGCGCGACACATCTCGTTCGAGCATCTCACCGTGCAGCGAACCGGATCCAGTCTTTATGGTCATGTACTCGTGTATGCAAGTACTGCCACGGACATCAACTTCAGGCATTGCCGGTTGATCGGGGTGACTGCACCCACCTTCGTGAACAATGTACGGAACGTGGTGTACTGCTTTGATACTTTCAACCAGACGGGGATCCGGTTCATTGCCACCAGCTTCAGTGGAGGGAACTACGGTGTGTATTGGTATGGTGGAGCGACCCAAATGGATGAGCTTCAATTCCATGATTGTGTGATCACCTCTCCCCAGATCCATTTGGTCTCCATCAATGGCGGCTTGAGCCTCTTACGCAACCGGGTGTCCACTACGACAACAGGGATCCATATTTTCATCAATGGGCAAGGAGCGATCGTCATTCAACACAACCTCTTCATCAATACGACCGCAGGGACCGCTGGCGTACTCCTGAACTTACAAGGTATCGCGGGCACACCGGTGTTGGTCGCTGGCAACATGTTCGTATTCCCGAACAGGTCCGAAGGAGTAACACTTTCGTCCAGTCAGTATGTGGACCTGCTCCACAATAGTGTCTCAGGAATGTTGCACGTATCCGCCACTTCTTCGAACATCACCTTAAGGAACAATATCCTGCGTGGCAATGCTAACAGCGGCTTGAGCGTGCAGGATGCGACGAGCATTACGGCATCGGATCACAATTTCTATTGGAGTGCGTCAGGGCCTACGGCGGTTTCCTGGTCAGGCAGTCACAACGACCGGAACTCGCTTAACGCCGCAACGGGTTTCGATGCGAACAGTCATTTCATGGATCCGCTCTTCGTGAACAACATCAGCGACCTGCACCTGCAAACAGCTTCGCTATGTGCCGGAGCGGGTATGGCGGTGGCGGGGCAAGTCCTCGACTTCGATCAGCAAGCGCGGCCACAACCTGCATTGACCGCGCCCGATGTGGGTGCGGATGAGACAGCGGAATACTGCTCCTCCCTGAGTGGAACATACGTCATCGGCCCTTCGGTCGGAGCGGATTTCAGCGCATTCGCGTCAGCGGTCGGCAAGATGCAGATATGCGGCATTACAGGGCCGGTCACCTTCTTGGTGGAGGATGGCACCTACACGGAGCAGATCGTGCTGCCGAACATTCCGGGCAACAGCAACGTGAACACCATCACCTTCCGCGGACAGAGCTTGGACAGCTCGCTGGTCACCCTCACCTGGCCCACCGGTTCAGCGTTGCCCACTGTGCGCATGAGCGGTGCGGACCGCGTCACCTTCGAGCACATGACCATCCAGCGAAATGGCATCTCAACGTTGCAAGGCGCGGTGGTGGATTGGGAAAGTACCATCGCCAACGCGACCACGCGTTCGCAATACACCACGATCCGTAATTGCCGACTGATCAGCAACGCCACCACCAATAACCTTTCTGCCTTGGTGTTGGGGATCGCACAGAACGATGAGTCCAGTGTAAGTGTACTGTACTGTAGAATGCAGGGCGGGCATACCGGTGTGCGCTGGTACATGGATACCGATGCGAGCATCACCATTCAGGGCTGCGTATTCACCGGGCAGTACGATCGGAGCATCGCGTGCATCAATCCGGGCACGGGAGATCCGGAACTCGTGATCGATGGAAATGTCATCCAAGGACCGAACAACTCGAGCCGGACGGCCGTGGAAGTGCGTCACAACAGCAATTGGTTGCGCATCACCGGCAATCGCATAACGGCGAACTCATCCAACGGGATCGGCATCGACATGACATGCACTGGCGGCGCGCCCTCGTGGACCCAAGTGGCCAACAACATGGTGCAATGCACGAGTAATACGAGGGGTATACTGCTGAGTGGTGACAACAATGGTCTGGGAGTCTATCACAATTCCGTTAGCACGTCTACTGGCAATGCGTTGGAACTATCAGGCACGGGCAGCAACAGCCACATGGTGGGCAACGCGTTCCGGAGCGCTACCGCGTATGCCATATACCGTACAGGCACGATCGCTTTCGCAGCTGCTGATCACAATGTGCTTTATGGCGGTAACACGCCATTCGTGTTTTGGGGTGCTGATGTGGTCGACCTGTCAGCGCTGCGCTGCCTCACGGGCCAGCAGCTCAACAGCATCCAGGCGGACCCGCTCTTCGTGAACAACTCCAACGACCTGCATCTTCAATCCGGATCGCCATGCGCGGGCCAAAGCATCTTCATCTCCGGCGTGGACTACGACTACGACGGCGAACTGCGGGCGCTGCCCTTGGCCACCCTGCCCGACATCGGCGCGGATGAGATCAATGAAGTGTGCACGCCGATGATCGGGACCTATGTGATCGGACCATCGGTAGGGGCCGACTTCCTGAACTTCACTACGGCGGTAAGGCAGCTTCTGGGCTGCGGGATCAGTGGTCCGGTGGTCTTCGAGGTGGAGAGCGGTATCTACACTGAGCAGGTCCAACTCACGGCCATCAAGGGATCCAGTAGCACGAACACCGTGACCTTCCGCGGACAGGCGCTCGACAGTACCACGGTGATCCTGCAGTACACCTCGTTTGCTGGTGCGGCGAACAACCACGTGCTTGCGAACACCGGCGCGGATCATGTCCGATTCGAGCACATGACCTTGAGCCGATATGGCATCCAACCCAACGCGCGGGTCGTTCACCTCAACCCTGCGTGCGATGCGATCGTGGACATGCGCCTGTCGCATTGTGTGATCTCCAGCAGCGGTACGACCCTGTTGAGCGCCGATCTCGTGGGTAGCGTGCTCGGTGCGATGCCGACCAGCTTCGTGCTGGAGAACTGTGCGCTCGTAGGGGGAGGCTATGCGGTCTATTCCCAGCCACTTGCTCCGCAGGATACCATTACCATCGTAGGCTGCACGCGCACCGGCGGTACATCGGGCATATCGCTGAACCAGATCTCCGGACCGATCACCATCCGTGGCAACCAGCTCACGGCAACGGCAACGGATGCGGTGCTGGTGTATCAATGTACAGGTGCCGTGGACATATCGCGGAATCGCATCACCGGTGGAACGGCCTTGACCTCTTCTGGCGTCTTCGTCTTCGGTTGCCAACCCGTGGCACCGGCCCGCATCGTCGTAGCCAACAACGAGATCATCTCCACTGTAGGTCAAGGCATCCGCATCAACGGACCTTCGAGCCGGGTGGATGTGGTGTACAACAGCGTGCGAACGAACGCGGCCTCCGGCACAGCCATGCTGGCGATCACCGGCGGCAGCTCCACCGACACGCACATCCGCAACAACATCTTCAGCAGTACCAGTTACAGCGCGGCGACGGTCTCGCTCACTGGCATCGCCTCGGATCGCAACGTATTCTGGCGCACGGGTACGGTCGGCAATACCGTGCAGTGGAACGGCGTGCCCTACACCACCGTGACCGCTCTTGCTGCGGGCACAGGCACCAATGCCAATTCCAAATTCCGCGATCCGCTGTTCTATTCGTCCACCGCCGACCTCCGCAGCTATTCCATGGAAGTGGACCAGGCCGCGTTGCCCTTTGCCGGCATCACAGTGGACAAGAACGGTGTAACGCGCCACGTTACCACACCGGACATTGGTGCGTTCGAGTTCCAACCGGAACTCTGGAACGAGGCCTTCAACACCTGCGGCCCCGCCGATCCGATCATCAGCAGCGGCACCGGCCAGGACCAGTGGATCTACAAGGACCGCAAAGTGGTGGCCCGCTTCAACGACAACGGCCAGCCACTGGGCCTGGTGAGCATGAACGTGTACGTGCACAACGGAGCGGTACGCCAAAGCGTGATCGGCCAGCGGTACATGGACCGGAATTGGCACCTGACCACACAGAACCCGATCACCAGCGGTGCCATCGTGAGGCTCTTCCACAGTGCGAACGAGTTCGCTGCGTATGCAGCAGCGGATCCGGTGGTGAACGTGTACGCCGATGCCGGTGTGGCGCACTACGTGGGGCTCATGGAAGATTGCAACTTGCCGAACAACCCGGCAGGCAACATCTGGACACCCATCTTTCCCGCCTCACCTGCATTGGAGCCACGCATCCAAGGCAATGGTGGCACGCATGGCTACACGGCCGTGCTGGCGAACGATGGTGAATTGTACATCACCACCACGGGCTTGCCTCTGCCCGTGGAACTGATCGCCTTCACCGGCGAGCGTACCAGCGACCGCGAGGTGATGCTGCATTGGACCACCGCCACGGAGCACAACAACGCGGGCTTCGAGGTATGGCGCTTGATCGAGGGCGAAGAGGAATTCAGCAGGGTTGCGTGGGTGGAAGGCGCCGGTGAAAGCCATGCGGTGATCAACTATGCCCTGTCCGATGACAACACCACCAGCCGCGTGAGCTACTACAAGCTCAAGCAAGTGGATCTGGACGGGCACTACAGTTGGAGCCCAGTGATCGCGGTGAAAGGTGCAGTGAACGGGAACGCCCTTGTGCTTTTTCCGAACCCTGCCAGCCAGGCCTTCGACATCCGGATCGGGGCGTTGGACCATAGCGGGGTGCAACTGGTGAATGTGAGCGGACAAGTTGTGCGCGCATGGGGAGCAGTGGATCACTGCGATGTCCAGGGCATTGCGCGCGGGACATACCTGGTGCGGATCCTGTGGCCCGATGGCGCCGAGCGCTCCAGCAGGTTGATCCTGGAGTAG
- a CDS encoding right-handed parallel beta-helix repeat-containing protein, with the protein MMKFLSTSIAVASLALAASNLHAQVSGIFHIGGLGDPYATIQEAVDDLVQVGVSGPVDLVVAPGVYTGGLALDPIPGAGASAPILIRPLNPGAYDVHITGEPVLFRGVVHIRVPFVSLHEMSIIVDPDPSSPMATSCVWVDADDVVISSCTITNNAATTSGVSVYGERSLLLDNVIVNEGADSTQGSTGLHVYGVERVTVDGNNFSGWVSGMYLSSIGQCDVIDNGVLLAKTTLSEQLNRGITLALVENTNILRNRIVMYEAGAGIWIGGYSDEGITRRIENNMVSNIKYSTAGYATTGIYVHLYTTPAVVLTTPAESGLYIRHNSLYVEGDSASGILTDYPLAQETVVTSNSIRMVGNGCVGLNYAANTAAPWPTSDYNNVSFSGVGNWYGIYQTKALIRTNTTMEDHSIGAVPHYVSKTNLHIKDTSPNINTAFFDADITNDYDQDPRPGLGQHDIGADEYGNLGLKSLVVAPPVLPAATVEIGAYPNPAQDQVAFELPDDEVQPFVLHGTDGRVVLSGMSVPGQAIRLDGLTPGTYIARFPQWPGATTRVVVVH; encoded by the coding sequence ATGATGAAATTCCTCTCCACGTCGATCGCGGTCGCATCCCTCGCCTTGGCCGCGTCCAACCTTCACGCTCAAGTAAGCGGCATCTTCCACATCGGCGGCTTGGGCGATCCGTATGCAACGATCCAAGAGGCGGTCGACGACCTTGTTCAGGTGGGCGTATCCGGCCCCGTGGACCTGGTAGTGGCTCCTGGGGTCTACACGGGAGGTCTCGCTTTGGACCCAATACCCGGTGCAGGTGCGAGTGCGCCAATCCTGATCCGGCCGTTGAACCCAGGCGCATACGATGTGCACATTACTGGTGAACCAGTGCTCTTCCGAGGCGTCGTCCATATCCGCGTACCGTTCGTTTCTCTCCACGAGATGTCGATCATCGTTGATCCGGATCCATCGAGCCCCATGGCCACGAGCTGCGTGTGGGTTGACGCGGACGATGTGGTGATCAGCTCTTGCACGATCACCAACAACGCCGCTACTACGAGTGGTGTTAGCGTTTATGGGGAAAGAAGCTTGCTGCTGGATAATGTCATTGTGAATGAAGGTGCGGACAGCACACAAGGGTCCACGGGACTTCACGTCTATGGAGTGGAACGGGTCACTGTTGACGGCAACAACTTCTCCGGCTGGGTATCCGGCATGTACTTATCGTCCATCGGACAATGCGATGTGATTGACAATGGAGTCCTGCTCGCCAAGACCACGTTGAGCGAACAGTTGAACCGCGGGATCACCCTCGCGCTCGTGGAGAACACCAACATCCTCCGGAACAGGATCGTCATGTACGAGGCCGGGGCCGGCATATGGATCGGTGGATACTCGGACGAAGGAATAACAAGACGGATCGAGAACAACATGGTCAGCAACATCAAGTACAGCACCGCGGGATATGCGACAACGGGGATTTATGTGCACCTCTACACAACTCCTGCCGTGGTTCTGACAACACCGGCTGAAAGCGGATTGTACATCCGTCACAACAGCCTCTATGTGGAAGGAGATAGTGCGAGCGGCATTCTTACGGACTATCCTCTCGCCCAAGAAACCGTGGTCACATCCAATTCCATTCGCATGGTAGGCAACGGATGTGTCGGATTGAACTATGCGGCCAATACCGCGGCCCCCTGGCCTACGAGCGACTACAACAACGTGAGTTTCTCCGGTGTGGGCAACTGGTACGGGATCTATCAGACCAAGGCGCTTATCCGGACGAATACCACCATGGAAGACCATTCGATCGGTGCTGTGCCACATTATGTCAGCAAGACCAACTTGCACATCAAGGACACCTCTCCGAACATCAACACGGCCTTCTTTGACGCGGACATCACCAATGACTATGACCAGGATCCACGTCCGGGGCTGGGGCAACACGATATCGGAGCCGACGAATACGGTAACCTCGGTTTGAAGTCGTTGGTGGTCGCTCCGCCGGTGCTTCCCGCGGCTACCGTCGAGATCGGTGCTTATCCGAACCCGGCCCAGGACCAGGTGGCGTTCGAGTTGCCGGATGATGAAGTCCAGCCTTTCGTGCTGCATGGCACGGACGGACGCGTGGTGCTGAGCGGCATGAGCGTTCCTGGCCAAGCCATCCGCTTGGATGGTCTCACCCCGGGCACGTACATCGCACGGTTCCCGCAATGGCCCGGCGCCACCACCCGCGTCGTGGTCGTGCACTGA
- a CDS encoding T9SS type A sorting domain-containing protein, whose amino-acid sequence MANTIRIPLLGMVGAFVAQVNGQSIDTVLVTELGRYQHPYVQFADSFSAPVLSSRIDRLGRPYVYLACSDSGLFVWDITVPTAPVVIKRMPTSFFGDLSVTNLEQDGTLLYLALGALENSEPGIAVLDVTDATDPMVLDHYAHPAFAHGGAIVKVKDGFAYVGAMSDGLLVVDVSDPQDVQFHSTYLPDPSWPGIASYAPNARGMAIVDTLLYLAFDAGGLRVLSIADPSAPYQVAQYLNPQHPLLTNPAYNNIAVKDDRLFVAIDYCGLEVLDIADPVAPQQVEWLNPWSCFGFSWFGSDGHANELVLARNDSLLLMSAGDSEVLVYDVTNSDDPVLKGGHIVPNDTAAAWGVDAFGDLIVAGYINNHGLAFQPFDSKFGGAVLFSMQVDFTTSVANATMVHTPFVIWPQPADDVLNVRWDDARDAATKVELFDTHGRTVNMSARRSADGWSFDMASLPSGIYVMRLGSSSAIRTVPVIVVH is encoded by the coding sequence ATGGCAAATACGATCCGCATTCCCCTTTTGGGCATGGTTGGGGCCTTCGTTGCACAAGTGAACGGCCAATCCATCGACACCGTGCTGGTTACCGAACTGGGCCGGTATCAGCATCCGTACGTGCAATTCGCCGACAGCTTCAGCGCACCGGTGCTGAGCAGCCGCATCGATCGGCTCGGTCGGCCTTACGTCTACTTGGCGTGCAGCGATTCCGGCCTCTTCGTCTGGGACATCACAGTGCCAACAGCGCCGGTCGTGATCAAGCGCATGCCCACTTCGTTTTTCGGGGATCTGAGCGTAACGAACCTCGAGCAGGACGGCACGTTGTTGTACCTGGCCTTGGGCGCGCTGGAGAACAGCGAACCAGGGATCGCCGTGCTCGATGTTACCGACGCGACCGACCCGATGGTGCTGGATCACTACGCACATCCGGCTTTCGCGCATGGCGGAGCCATCGTGAAGGTGAAGGACGGGTTCGCATACGTGGGTGCCATGTCGGACGGTTTGCTGGTCGTGGATGTGAGCGATCCACAGGATGTGCAGTTCCATTCCACCTACCTGCCGGATCCATCCTGGCCGGGCATCGCATCGTACGCGCCCAACGCGCGCGGCATGGCCATCGTGGATACGCTGCTCTACCTCGCCTTCGATGCCGGCGGCCTGCGCGTGCTCTCCATCGCCGATCCTTCCGCGCCGTACCAGGTCGCGCAATACCTCAATCCGCAGCATCCGCTGCTCACCAATCCGGCATACAACAACATCGCCGTGAAGGACGACCGGCTCTTCGTGGCCATCGACTACTGCGGGCTGGAGGTGCTGGACATCGCCGATCCGGTCGCGCCGCAACAGGTCGAGTGGCTGAACCCGTGGTCGTGCTTCGGCTTCAGCTGGTTCGGCAGCGATGGCCATGCGAACGAACTGGTGCTGGCACGCAACGACAGCTTGCTGCTGATGAGCGCGGGCGACAGTGAGGTGCTCGTGTACGATGTCACCAACAGCGATGATCCTGTTCTCAAGGGCGGTCATATCGTCCCCAACGACACCGCCGCGGCGTGGGGCGTTGATGCCTTCGGCGACCTGATCGTGGCGGGCTACATCAACAACCATGGGCTGGCCTTCCAGCCCTTCGACAGCAAATTCGGGGGCGCAGTGCTGTTCAGCATGCAGGTTGACTTCACGACTTCCGTGGCGAACGCGACCATGGTGCACACTCCCTTCGTGATCTGGCCACAGCCCGCTGATGATGTGCTGAACGTGCGATGGGATGATGCACGGGATGCGGCGACCAAGGTGGAACTCTTCGATACGCACGGCCGGACCGTAAACATGTCCGCGCGGCGATCCGCCGACGGGTGGTCCTTTGACATGGCCTCTTTGCCGAGCGGGATCTATGTGATGCGCCTCGGGTCCAGTTCAGCCATCCGGACCGTGCCGGTGATCGTTGTACACTGA
- a CDS encoding tetratricopeptide repeat protein: MRALVFVVLLITAQADAQMDSLLRVRDALPQDTSRLGVLTELLRATVFNDPDSALVFAAEYRSIAKRSGIDLEIGKGHNYTGMCYTSRSEHDEALRHYLAAVPYFERGGDPWYEAMAHNNIGSVHEKMQRSDKAAYEFTAALRAFRSLRDTVWIANVSNNLGNVLYEEGRFDSAVVYYRQADDLLTALGMDIYAGTTRMNLSNALDQLGAQDEALAMMRSAHAVMPEGEDENTRANILANLGRLHGVAGEADSALYFLRAGLQLAQRAQARSVETNAHEFLSAFFEERGAIDSAYRHHKLATALRDSIFSQESSARIAEMQEKYESGKKDVLIAEGNAQLERRALTIKAIAVGAVLFLVAALFAFRAYRVKRKGEAEMMRQKQVIEAQLKEKELLLREIHHRVKNNLQTVSSLLSIQGRGITDETAKQAVNDSRLRVKSMALIHQDLYREGDLTGVQMPDYVAKLANGLVTSYGMTDRVKLDLRVHPINLDVDTAVPLGLILNELITNALKYAWPDGRSGRLHVSMAEAADGQLLIDVIDDGIGMKDGAQVAAGGTGFGLGMIRTFASKLKAEHTITGENGTSVRLVVRSYRRTG; the protein is encoded by the coding sequence ATGCGCGCACTCGTCTTCGTCGTTTTGTTGATCACCGCCCAGGCGGATGCGCAGATGGACAGCCTGCTACGCGTGCGCGATGCGCTACCGCAAGACACGTCGCGGCTGGGCGTGCTCACCGAGCTGCTGCGCGCCACCGTGTTCAATGATCCCGACAGTGCGCTGGTCTTCGCTGCGGAATACCGGAGCATCGCCAAGCGCAGCGGCATCGACCTGGAGATCGGCAAGGGGCACAACTACACCGGTATGTGCTACACCAGTCGCAGTGAACACGATGAAGCCTTGCGGCACTACCTCGCGGCCGTGCCCTACTTCGAGCGCGGCGGCGATCCATGGTACGAGGCCATGGCGCACAACAACATCGGGTCGGTCCATGAGAAGATGCAGCGCAGCGACAAGGCAGCATACGAATTCACCGCCGCGCTGAGAGCGTTCCGCAGCCTCCGCGATACGGTTTGGATCGCCAACGTGTCCAACAACCTCGGCAACGTGTTGTATGAAGAAGGCCGGTTCGACAGCGCTGTGGTGTACTACCGGCAGGCCGATGATCTGCTCACCGCCCTTGGCATGGACATTTATGCAGGGACCACGCGTATGAACTTGAGCAATGCCCTGGACCAATTGGGGGCGCAGGACGAAGCCTTGGCGATGATGCGCAGCGCACATGCGGTGATGCCCGAAGGGGAGGACGAGAACACGCGGGCGAACATCCTGGCCAACCTCGGCCGCCTGCATGGCGTCGCAGGTGAGGCGGACAGCGCCTTGTACTTCCTGCGTGCGGGTCTCCAGCTTGCGCAACGTGCGCAAGCCCGGTCGGTGGAAACCAATGCCCACGAGTTCCTCAGCGCGTTCTTCGAAGAGCGCGGCGCCATCGATTCGGCCTACCGGCACCACAAGCTGGCCACGGCCCTGCGCGACAGCATCTTCAGTCAGGAGAGCAGCGCCCGCATCGCCGAGATGCAGGAGAAGTACGAAAGCGGGAAGAAGGACGTGCTGATCGCGGAAGGCAACGCGCAGTTGGAGCGGCGCGCGCTCACCATCAAGGCCATCGCGGTGGGTGCGGTGCTGTTCCTGGTGGCTGCGCTCTTCGCCTTCCGCGCCTACCGGGTGAAGCGGAAAGGTGAAGCGGAGATGATGCGCCAGAAACAAGTGATCGAAGCGCAGTTGAAGGAGAAGGAATTGCTGTTGCGCGAGATCCACCACCGCGTGAAGAACAACCTGCAGACCGTGAGCAGCTTGCTCAGCATCCAAGGGCGCGGCATCACCGATGAAACAGCGAAACAGGCCGTGAACGACAGTCGCCTGCGCGTGAAGAGCATGGCCCTGATCCACCAGGACCTCTACCGCGAAGGCGACCTCACCGGAGTGCAGATGCCCGACTACGTGGCGAAGCTGGCCAACGGACTGGTCACGAGCTACGGCATGACGGATCGCGTGAAACTGGACCTGCGCGTACACCCCATCAACCTCGATGTGGACACCGCCGTGCCGTTGGGCCTCATCCTGAATGAGCTGATCACCAACGCTCTGAAGTACGCTTGGCCCGATGGGCGCTCAGGCCGATTGCACGTGTCCATGGCGGAAGCCGCGGACGGCCAACTGCTGATCGACGTCATCGACGATGGCATCGGCATGAAGGACGGCGCACAAGTCGCGGCGGGCGGCACCGGTTTCGGACTGGGCATGATCCGCACCTTCGCCAGTAAGCTGAAGGCCGAGCACACCATCACCGGCGAGAACGGCACTTCGGTGCGACTGGTCGTGCGCAGCTACAGACGCACCGGCTGA
- a CDS encoding response regulator transcription factor, giving the protein MPTMISVVVVEDDRDAREAIAAVINDADGFILRCAHASAEEALAAVPEIEPDVVLMDIQLPGMSGIECVRKLKEKLPGTDFIMLTVMDDEDSVFKSLGAGATGYLHKHSAPQEVLDGIREVHGGGSVISPGIARLVVRSFQPKMDHDLSQREAEVLTRLCDGENYRSIAEVLFISTNTVKAHIKNIYGKLEVNTRAEAVRLAMRDRLV; this is encoded by the coding sequence ATCCCGACCATGATCTCCGTGGTGGTGGTGGAGGACGATCGTGATGCGCGTGAAGCGATCGCGGCTGTGATCAATGACGCGGATGGTTTCATTCTGCGCTGTGCCCATGCAAGCGCTGAAGAGGCCCTTGCCGCCGTGCCGGAGATCGAGCCGGATGTGGTGCTGATGGACATCCAATTGCCAGGCATGAGCGGTATTGAATGCGTCCGGAAGTTGAAGGAGAAGCTGCCGGGCACGGACTTCATCATGCTTACGGTGATGGATGATGAGGACAGCGTCTTCAAGTCCTTGGGCGCAGGTGCCACGGGCTACCTGCACAAGCACTCGGCCCCGCAGGAGGTGCTCGATGGCATCCGCGAAGTACACGGCGGCGGGTCGGTGATATCACCGGGAATTGCGCGTTTGGTGGTGCGGTCCTTCCAGCCCAAAATGGACCATGACCTCAGCCAGCGCGAAGCGGAGGTGCTCACCCGGCTCTGCGACGGCGAGAACTACCGCAGCATCGCCGAGGTGCTCTTCATCAGCACCAACACGGTGAAGGCGCACATCAAGAACATCTACGGAAAGCTGGAGGTGAACACGCGGGCGGAGGCGGTGCGGTTGGCGATGCGTGACCGGTTGGTGTGA
- a CDS encoding GxxExxY protein, whose translation MEHEKELTGIIVDEAFQLHADLGPGLLESVYEALLEARLKRRGLHVERQKHVVFVYDGMTFNEGLRLDLLVEGRVVVELKSVEQFAPVHYKQVLTYLKLMNLRVGLLINFGAPLLKQGIKRIVN comes from the coding sequence ATGGAGCATGAAAAGGAACTGACCGGGATCATTGTGGATGAGGCGTTCCAGTTGCACGCCGATCTGGGACCTGGGCTTCTCGAATCAGTGTATGAAGCGTTGCTGGAAGCACGGCTGAAACGTAGGGGCTTGCATGTCGAACGACAGAAGCACGTCGTGTTCGTTTACGACGGAATGACGTTCAACGAAGGCTTGCGGCTCGATCTGCTCGTTGAGGGGCGTGTTGTCGTGGAGCTGAAGTCGGTGGAGCAGTTCGCGCCTGTACACTACAAGCAGGTACTCACCTATCTGAAGCTGATGAACCTGCGCGTCGGCCTGCTCATCAATTTCGGTGCACCGCTGCTGAAACAGGGTATCAAGCGGATCGTGAACTGA